One Fusobacterium ulcerans DNA segment encodes these proteins:
- the secE gene encoding preprotein translocase subunit SecE, which yields MNLFQGIKMEYSKVQWPKKEEIVNSTLWVIVMSLVLSVYLGVFDLIASRLLKVLVSLFGG from the coding sequence ATGAATCTGTTTCAAGGAATAAAAATGGAATATTCCAAGGTTCAATGGCCTAAGAAAGAAGAGATTGTGAATTCAACTCTTTGGGTAATTGTTATGAGCTTAGTTTTAAGCGTTTATTTGGGAGTTTTTGATTTAATTGCTTCTAGACTATTGAAAGTATTGGTATCTCTCTTTGGAGGATAA
- the rplL gene encoding 50S ribosomal protein L7/L12 codes for MAFDREKFIAELEAMTVLELKDLVSALEEHFGVTAAAPVAVAGPAVAEAAEEKTEFDVVLTAAGPNKIAVIKEVRGITGLGLKEAKELVDNGGKLKEAVSKEEAESVKEKLTAAGATVEVK; via the coding sequence ATGGCATTCGATAGAGAAAAATTTATAGCTGAATTAGAAGCTATGACAGTTTTAGAATTAAAAGATTTAGTAAGCGCATTAGAAGAGCACTTCGGTGTAACTGCAGCAGCTCCAGTAGCAGTAGCAGGACCAGCAGTAGCAGAAGCTGCTGAAGAAAAAACTGAATTTGATGTAGTGTTAACTGCAGCAGGACCTAACAAAATTGCAGTAATCAAAGAAGTAAGAGGAATTACTGGATTAGGATTAAAAGAAGCTAAAGAATTAGTTGATAATGGTGGAAAACTTAAAGAAGCAGTTTCTAAAGAAGAAGCTGAATCTGTAAAAGAGAAATTAACTGCAGCAGGAGCTACAGTAGAAGTTAAATAA
- the rplA gene encoding 50S ribosomal protein L1, translating to MAKHRGKKYLEIAKLIEIGKLYEVKEALELVLKTKTAKFTETVEVALRLGVDPRHADQQVRGTVVLPHGTGKTVKVLAITSGANVEKALEAGADYAGSDEYIAQIQQGWLDFDLVIATPDMMPKLGRLGKILGTKGLMPNPKSGTVTPDIASAVSEFKKGKLAFRVDKLGSIHVPIGKADFAPEKIEENFKAFLDQITRLKPASSKGQYLRTVAVSLTMGPGIKMDPALVAKYVG from the coding sequence ATGGCAAAACATAGAGGAAAAAAATACTTAGAAATTGCTAAGTTAATAGAAATTGGAAAGCTTTATGAAGTAAAAGAAGCTTTAGAATTAGTTTTAAAAACAAAAACTGCTAAATTTACAGAAACTGTAGAAGTTGCATTAAGACTTGGAGTAGATCCAAGACATGCTGACCAGCAAGTTAGAGGAACAGTTGTTCTTCCTCACGGAACTGGGAAAACTGTAAAAGTATTAGCTATCACTTCAGGAGCTAATGTAGAGAAAGCTTTAGAAGCTGGAGCTGATTATGCAGGTTCTGATGAATATATTGCTCAAATTCAACAAGGTTGGTTAGATTTCGATTTAGTTATCGCTACACCAGACATGATGCCTAAACTAGGAAGACTAGGAAAAATATTGGGAACTAAAGGATTAATGCCAAATCCAAAATCTGGAACTGTAACTCCAGATATCGCTAGTGCTGTTTCTGAATTCAAAAAAGGTAAATTAGCATTCAGAGTAGATAAATTAGGATCAATTCATGTACCAATTGGTAAAGCAGATTTTGCTCCTGAGAAAATTGAAGAAAACTTCAAAGCTTTCTTAGATCAAATCACAAGACTAAAACCAGCATCATCTAAAGGACAATACTTAAGAACTGTTGCTGTATCACTAACAATGGGACCAGGAATCAAAATGGACCCTGCATTAGTAGCTAAATATGTTGGATAA
- a CDS encoding sigma-70 family RNA polymerase sigma factor, translating to MAIELVNEDVIKQAQLGDQESINIILREYRNLIYLNVRNYFIIGAEQDDLLQEGTIGLLKALKAYQKGKSSFKTFAMICIRRQILTAVKASNTQKNTALNLASGNYIECDGGKEIEYSKGLQSYVNYDPEEIFLTKEKLNNFRSFVNENFSSFEKEVFDYMIKGYSYREIANEMDKSLKTIDNSFQRIKRKSELWISSYQEKHG from the coding sequence ATGGCTATTGAGTTGGTAAATGAAGATGTGATAAAGCAAGCTCAGCTGGGCGATCAGGAATCAATTAACATAATATTAAGAGAATATAGAAATCTTATTTATCTTAATGTAAGAAATTATTTTATAATAGGAGCAGAGCAGGATGACCTTCTACAAGAAGGGACTATTGGATTGCTTAAAGCATTGAAAGCTTATCAAAAAGGAAAATCATCATTCAAGACTTTTGCGATGATCTGTATAAGAAGACAGATATTAACAGCGGTGAAGGCATCAAATACACAAAAAAATACAGCCTTAAATCTTGCATCAGGAAACTATATAGAGTGTGATGGAGGAAAAGAAATAGAATATAGCAAGGGGTTGCAATCATATGTAAATTATGACCCTGAAGAGATATTTCTTACTAAAGAAAAGCTCAATAATTTTAGATCTTTTGTAAATGAAAACTTTAGTTCTTTTGAAAAAGAGGTTTTTGATTATATGATAAAAGGTTATTCTTATAGAGAAATAGCAAATGAGATGGACAAAAGTTTGAAAACAATAGATAACAGTTTTCAGAGAATAAAGAGAAAAAGTGAACTATGGATAAGTAGTTATCAAGAAAAACATGGATAA
- the nusG gene encoding transcription termination/antitermination protein NusG, producing the protein MEKTLVKKWFMIHTYSGYEKKVKTDLEQKIETLGIGDIVTKVLVPEEETIEEVRGKKKTVARKIFPGYVMLEMVATREESEDGINFRVDSNAWYVVRNTNGVTGFVGVGSDPIPMEDDEVLNIFRVIGYDIPEEEKENKEVVKINFGLGEFVKILGGGFAGHEGKVAEIDMEQKKVKVMIEMFGRMTPVEVDFNSVEKA; encoded by the coding sequence ATGGAAAAAACATTAGTTAAAAAATGGTTTATGATTCATACCTATTCAGGGTATGAAAAAAAAGTTAAAACTGACCTTGAACAAAAAATAGAAACACTTGGTATAGGAGATATAGTTACAAAAGTACTAGTTCCTGAAGAAGAAACTATTGAAGAGGTTAGAGGAAAAAAGAAAACTGTAGCCAGAAAAATATTTCCAGGATATGTTATGCTAGAAATGGTAGCAACAAGAGAGGAAAGTGAAGATGGAATAAACTTTAGAGTTGATTCTAATGCTTGGTATGTAGTAAGAAACACAAATGGTGTAACAGGATTCGTTGGTGTTGGTTCTGATCCTATTCCTATGGAAGATGATGAAGTTTTAAATATCTTCAGAGTTATTGGATATGATATTCCAGAGGAAGAAAAAGAAAATAAAGAAGTTGTAAAAATTAACTTTGGCCTTGGTGAATTTGTAAAGATTCTCGGAGGAGGCTTTGCAGGTCATGAGGGAAAAGTAGCAGAAATAGATATGGAACAAAAGAAAGTAAAAGTTATGATCGAAATGTTCGGGAGAATGACTCCTGTAGAGGTAGATTTTAACAGTGTTGAGAAGGCATAG
- the rplK gene encoding 50S ribosomal protein L11, with the protein MAKEVIKIIKLQLPAGKANPAPPVGPALGQHGVNIMEFCKAFNAKTQDKAGWVIPVEISVYNDRSFTFILKTPPASDLLKKAAGIQSAAKNSKKEVAGQITTAKLRELAETKMPDLNAGSVEAAMRIIAGSARSMGIKIVD; encoded by the coding sequence ATGGCAAAAGAAGTAATTAAGATAATAAAACTACAATTACCAGCAGGTAAAGCTAATCCAGCTCCACCAGTTGGACCAGCATTAGGACAACACGGAGTTAACATTATGGAATTCTGTAAAGCGTTCAATGCAAAAACTCAAGATAAAGCTGGATGGGTAATTCCAGTAGAAATTTCTGTATATAATGACAGATCTTTCACATTCATACTTAAAACTCCACCTGCATCTGACTTATTAAAGAAAGCAGCAGGAATCCAATCAGCAGCTAAAAACTCTAAAAAAGAAGTTGCTGGACAAATAACAACAGCAAAATTAAGAGAACTTGCAGAAACTAAAATGCCTGACTTAAATGCAGGATCAGTAGAAGCTGCTATGAGAATCATAGCTGGATCAGCAAGATCTATGGGAATCAAAATAGTAGACTAG
- the rplJ gene encoding 50S ribosomal protein L10: MATQAKIDHVAELVEKIKKAQSVVLVDYQGISVNDETALRRKMREAGAEYLVTKNRLFKIALKEAGVEDSFEDILEGTTAFAFGYNDPVAPAKIVFDLAKDKAKAKQNIFKIKGGVLTGKRVEAEGVEALAKLPSRDQLLSMLLNSMLGPIRKLAYATVAIADKKEAAAE; this comes from the coding sequence ATGGCAACTCAAGCAAAAATAGATCACGTAGCTGAACTAGTAGAAAAAATTAAAAAAGCTCAATCAGTAGTATTAGTTGATTATCAAGGAATCAGTGTTAATGACGAAACTGCATTGAGAAGAAAAATGAGAGAAGCTGGTGCTGAATATCTTGTAACTAAAAACAGATTATTCAAAATAGCTCTTAAAGAAGCAGGTGTTGAGGATTCTTTTGAAGATATTTTGGAAGGAACTACAGCTTTCGCTTTTGGATATAATGATCCAGTAGCTCCTGCAAAAATTGTTTTTGATTTAGCAAAAGATAAGGCTAAAGCAAAACAAAATATTTTCAAAATAAAAGGTGGAGTTTTAACAGGAAAAAGAGTTGAAGCTGAAGGAGTTGAAGCTCTAGCTAAATTACCTTCAAGAGATCAATTACTTTCTATGTTACTTAACTCAATGCTTGGACCAATCAGAAAACTTGCTTATGCAACTGTCGCTATCGCTGATAAAAAAGAAGCAGCAGCTGAATAA
- the rpmG gene encoding 50S ribosomal protein L33, with translation MRVNIQLECTECKRRNYSTSKNKKNTTERLEINKYCKWDKKVTLHKETKK, from the coding sequence TTGAGAGTAAATATTCAATTAGAATGTACAGAGTGTAAAAGAAGAAACTATAGTACATCAAAAAATAAAAAGAACACTACTGAAAGATTAGAAATTAATAAATACTGTAAGTGGGACAAAAAAGTTACTTTACACAAAGAAACTAAAAAATAG
- the rlmB gene encoding 23S rRNA (guanosine(2251)-2'-O)-methyltransferase RlmB, which translates to MERIIGVNPVIEVLQNKEKNIEKLEMFKGNKDEKLNKIKKIASERNIKIFYTDKKIENSQGVAVYISEYDYYVEFGEFLEKIAPMEKSIVLILDEIQDPRNFGALIRSAEVFGVKGIIIPERNAVRVNETVVKTSTGAIEHVDIVKVTNISEALLKLKKLDYWVYGAEGEGSKDYSKEKYPSRTALVLGSEGNGIRKKVKENCDVLIKIPMYGKINSLNVSVAGGIILSEIVKSF; encoded by the coding sequence ATGGAGAGAATCATAGGAGTCAACCCTGTAATAGAAGTATTACAGAACAAAGAAAAAAATATTGAAAAATTAGAAATGTTTAAAGGAAATAAAGATGAAAAACTTAATAAAATAAAAAAAATTGCATCTGAAAGAAATATCAAGATATTTTATACAGATAAAAAAATAGAAAATTCACAAGGAGTTGCTGTATATATTAGTGAATATGATTACTATGTAGAATTTGGGGAATTTTTAGAAAAAATAGCTCCAATGGAAAAATCTATTGTCCTCATTTTAGATGAAATACAAGATCCAAGAAATTTTGGAGCTCTAATAAGAAGTGCAGAAGTATTTGGAGTAAAAGGAATAATAATTCCAGAGAGAAATGCAGTAAGAGTAAATGAAACAGTTGTAAAAACTTCTACAGGAGCAATAGAACATGTAGATATAGTGAAAGTAACAAATATTTCAGAAGCTTTACTTAAATTGAAAAAATTAGATTACTGGGTATATGGAGCAGAGGGAGAAGGAAGCAAAGATTATTCAAAGGAGAAATACCCAAGCAGAACAGCTCTTGTACTTGGAAGTGAAGGAAACGGTATAAGAAAAAAAGTAAAAGAGAATTGTGATGTCTTGATAAAAATACCTATGTATGGAAAGATAAACTCTTTGAATGTATCAGTAGCTGGAGGAATAATTCTTTCTGAAATAGTAAAATCATTCTAA
- the leuS gene encoding leucine--tRNA ligase, with product MAEVRFLREYDFKEVEAKWQKKWVDGNIFRTENSVPGKENYYVLEMLPYPSGKLHVGHARNYTIGDVISRYKRMKGYNVLHPMGWDSFGLPAENAAIQNGAHPAVWTKSNIENMKRQLKMLGFSYDWEREIASYTPEYYRWNQWIFKRLYEKGLIYKKKSLVNWCPDCNTVLANEQVEDGKCWRHSKTSVIQKELEQWFFKITDYADELLEGHKEIKDGWPEKVLTMQKNWIGKSYGTEIVFTVEETGEKLPMFTTRIDTIYGVSYCVVAPEHPIVSEILKTNSEIKAAVQEMKNTDLIERSAEGREKRGVFTGWHVINPVTKEKVQLWVADYVLMNYGTGAVMAVPCHDERDFAFAKKYNLPLKVVINPIDKETKKEVILEADKMTEAFTEMGIMTNSGEFNGIPSKKALTDIAVFVEENGYGTRTVKYRLKDWGVSRQRYWGTPIPALYCEKCGTVMEKDENLPVKLPEDVSFSGTGNPLETSESFKHAVCPVCGGPARRDTDTMDTFVDSSWYFLRYCDPKNIELPFDKNIVDGWFPVDQYIGGIEHAVMHLLYARFFHKVLRDMGLLSSNEPFKRLLTQGMVLGASYYSNNENRFLYAEEVEVKGEKAYSKKTGEELISKIEKMSKSKNNGVDPEEMVEKYGADTTRLFIMFAAPPEKELEWNENGLAGAYRFLTKIWRLVMEHKENMEFGEINLTVVSREDKALIIKLNQTIKKVTESIENDYHFNTSIAATMELINETQDFKTNIIEAGKSTSESKKIFGEVVRNIILMLSPFTPHFCDDLWEEMGNKGYLFNEAWPTYKEELTISSDVVIAVQVNGKVRGTVEVERGTSKEVVEKLALEIENVKKHMEGKTLAKVIVVPEKIVNIVVK from the coding sequence ATGGCAGAGGTGAGATTTTTGAGAGAGTATGATTTTAAAGAAGTAGAAGCTAAGTGGCAAAAAAAATGGGTAGATGGAAATATTTTCAGAACTGAGAACAGTGTTCCAGGAAAAGAGAATTATTATGTGCTCGAGATGCTGCCTTATCCTTCTGGAAAACTTCATGTGGGACATGCCAGAAACTATACTATTGGAGATGTTATATCTAGATATAAAAGAATGAAAGGTTACAATGTACTTCATCCTATGGGATGGGATTCTTTTGGACTGCCAGCAGAAAATGCAGCCATTCAAAATGGAGCACATCCAGCAGTATGGACTAAATCTAACATTGAAAATATGAAAAGACAATTGAAAATGCTTGGGTTTTCATATGACTGGGAGAGAGAGATAGCATCATATACACCTGAATATTATAGATGGAATCAATGGATATTCAAAAGATTATATGAAAAAGGATTGATATATAAAAAGAAATCACTTGTTAACTGGTGTCCAGATTGTAATACAGTTTTGGCAAATGAACAAGTTGAAGATGGAAAATGCTGGAGACACAGTAAAACTTCAGTTATTCAAAAAGAGTTAGAGCAATGGTTCTTTAAAATAACAGATTATGCAGATGAATTACTAGAAGGACATAAAGAAATAAAAGATGGATGGCCAGAAAAAGTTCTTACAATGCAAAAGAACTGGATTGGAAAATCTTATGGAACTGAGATAGTATTTACAGTAGAAGAAACAGGAGAAAAGCTTCCAATGTTTACAACTAGAATAGATACTATATACGGAGTTTCTTATTGTGTTGTAGCACCTGAACATCCAATTGTTTCTGAGATATTGAAAACAAATTCAGAAATAAAAGCAGCAGTACAGGAAATGAAAAATACTGATTTAATAGAAAGATCAGCAGAAGGAAGAGAAAAAAGAGGAGTATTTACAGGATGGCATGTAATTAATCCTGTAACAAAAGAAAAAGTACAATTATGGGTAGCTGATTATGTTCTTATGAATTATGGAACAGGAGCAGTTATGGCAGTTCCTTGTCATGACGAAAGAGACTTTGCTTTTGCTAAAAAATATAATCTTCCATTAAAAGTAGTAATAAATCCTATAGATAAAGAAACTAAAAAAGAAGTGATTTTAGAAGCAGATAAAATGACAGAAGCATTTACAGAAATGGGAATAATGACAAATTCTGGAGAATTTAATGGAATCCCTTCTAAAAAAGCACTTACAGATATAGCTGTTTTTGTAGAAGAAAATGGATATGGAACAAGAACTGTAAAATACAGATTAAAAGATTGGGGAGTATCTAGACAAAGATATTGGGGAACACCTATTCCTGCATTATATTGTGAAAAATGTGGAACTGTTATGGAAAAAGATGAAAACCTTCCAGTAAAACTTCCTGAAGATGTTTCATTTTCTGGAACAGGAAATCCACTTGAGACTTCTGAAAGTTTCAAACACGCAGTATGTCCAGTTTGTGGTGGACCTGCAAGAAGAGATACTGATACAATGGATACATTTGTAGACTCATCTTGGTATTTCTTAAGATATTGTGATCCTAAAAATATAGAATTGCCATTTGATAAAAATATTGTAGATGGATGGTTCCCTGTAGATCAATATATAGGTGGAATAGAGCATGCAGTAATGCATCTGCTTTATGCAAGATTTTTTCATAAAGTATTGAGAGATATGGGATTGCTTTCATCAAATGAACCATTTAAAAGACTTTTAACACAAGGAATGGTATTAGGAGCTTCTTATTATTCAAATAATGAGAATAGATTCCTTTATGCAGAAGAAGTAGAAGTTAAAGGAGAAAAGGCATACTCAAAAAAAACTGGAGAGGAACTTATCAGTAAAATAGAGAAAATGTCTAAATCAAAAAATAATGGAGTAGATCCAGAAGAAATGGTAGAAAAATATGGAGCAGACACTACTAGATTATTTATAATGTTTGCTGCGCCACCTGAAAAAGAGCTTGAATGGAATGAAAATGGTCTGGCAGGAGCATATAGATTCCTTACTAAGATCTGGAGACTGGTAATGGAGCACAAAGAAAATATGGAGTTTGGAGAAATAAATCTTACTGTCGTAAGCAGAGAAGATAAAGCTCTTATTATCAAATTAAATCAAACTATTAAAAAAGTAACTGAATCTATAGAAAATGATTATCATTTCAATACTTCTATAGCAGCTACTATGGAACTTATTAATGAAACTCAAGATTTCAAAACAAATATAATAGAAGCAGGAAAATCTACTTCTGAATCTAAAAAAATATTTGGTGAAGTAGTAAGAAATATAATACTAATGCTTTCACCTTTTACACCACATTTCTGTGATGATCTATGGGAAGAAATGGGAAATAAAGGATATCTTTTCAATGAAGCGTGGCCTACTTATAAAGAAGAGCTTACAATATCTTCAGATGTTGTTATAGCTGTACAGGTAAATGGAAAAGTAAGAGGAACTGTAGAAGTGGAAAGAGGAACTTCAAAAGAAGTTGTTGAAAAATTAGCTCTAGAAATAGAAAATGTTAAGAAACATATGGAAGGAAAAACTTTAGCAAAGGTTATAGTTGTTCCTGAAAAAATAGTTAATATAGTAGTAAAATAA
- the rpoB gene encoding DNA-directed RNA polymerase subunit beta has protein sequence MGKLVERLNFGRIKERGTMPHFLEFQLDSYEDFLQAKEAPNNRKDKGLESAFREIFPVESSNGDIKLEYVSYELHEAEPPLNDELECKKRGKTYSTSLKVRLRLINKKSGNEIQESLVYFGEVPMMTERGTFIINGAERVVVSQLHRSPGVSFNKEINIQTGKDLFSGKIIPYKGTWLEFETDKNDFLSIKIDRKKKVLATVFLKAIDFFNNNTEIKDYFLETKELDLASIFQKYKNKDELLSVIRTRFEGSFIKEDIYDDETGEVIAEADAVIDEALIEKMIEFKIEKVTYWEVKPEDKLLANTVLNDSTLTKEEAVTEVFKKLRPGDLVTVESARSLIRQMFFNPQRYDLEPVGRYKMNKRLKLNVPEDEILLTKDDIIGTMKYVINLNNGNGHTDDIDNLSNRRVRGVGELLLMQIKAGLSKMGKMVKEKMTVQDSETLTSQSLLNTRPLNALILDFFGSGQLSQFMDQSNPLAELTHKRRISALGPGGLSRERAGFEVRDVHDSHYGRICPIETPEGPNIGLIGSLAIYAKINKYGFIETPYVKVIDGKADFNQIDYLAADEEEGLFIAQADTKIGEDGSLLGDVVCRFGHEIVGISGEKVDYLDISPKQVVSVSAGLIPFLEHDDANRALMGSNMQRQAVPLLRTEAPYIGTGLERKVAVDSGAVVISKTDGKVVYVDAQKIVIEDPEGKEHKYRMLNFERSNQSMCLHQTPLVSPGEEVKAGGVIADGPATRGGDLALGRNILMAFMPWEGYNYEDAILISDRLRKDDVFTSIHVEEYEIEARNTKLGDEEITREIPNISEEALRKLDSKGIITIGSEVGPGDILVGKTAPKGETEPPAEEKLLRAIFGEKARDVRDTSLRMPHGSKGTVVEILELSRENGDELKAGVNKAIRVLVAEKRKITVGDKMSGRHGNKGVVSRVLPAEDMPFLADGTHLDVVLNPLGVPSRMNIGQVLEVHLGMAMGNYNGGTHIATPVFDGASEDQVKDYLEKLGFPRSGKVDLYDGRTGEKFDNPVTVGRMYMLKLHHLVEDKMHARAIGPYSLVTQQPLGGKAQFGGQRLGEMEVWALEAYGASNILQEMLTVKSDDVTGRTKTYEAIIKGEEMPEPDLPESFKVLLKEFQALALDVELFDQEDNVINVDEELNKEDITTEYSPLAEFKD, from the coding sequence ATGGGGAAACTCGTTGAAAGATTGAATTTTGGAAGGATAAAAGAAAGAGGAACAATGCCTCATTTTCTTGAGTTCCAATTGGATTCCTATGAAGATTTTCTACAAGCTAAAGAGGCTCCAAATAATAGAAAAGATAAGGGGTTAGAATCAGCTTTTAGAGAAATTTTCCCTGTTGAATCTTCTAATGGAGATATCAAGTTGGAGTATGTTTCTTATGAATTACATGAAGCAGAGCCACCATTAAATGATGAGCTTGAGTGTAAAAAGAGAGGAAAAACTTATTCTACTTCTTTGAAAGTAAGATTAAGACTTATCAATAAGAAAAGTGGAAACGAGATACAAGAGTCTTTAGTCTACTTTGGAGAAGTTCCAATGATGACTGAAAGAGGTACATTTATAATCAATGGTGCTGAAAGAGTTGTTGTATCACAGTTACATAGATCTCCAGGAGTTTCATTCAACAAAGAGATCAATATTCAAACAGGAAAGGACCTTTTTTCTGGAAAAATTATTCCATATAAAGGAACTTGGCTTGAGTTTGAAACAGATAAAAACGATTTCTTGAGTATAAAAATAGATAGAAAGAAAAAGGTATTAGCTACTGTATTCCTAAAGGCTATTGATTTTTTCAACAACAATACAGAGATAAAAGACTATTTCTTAGAAACTAAAGAATTAGATTTAGCCTCAATATTCCAAAAATATAAAAACAAAGATGAACTTTTAAGTGTAATCAGAACAAGATTTGAAGGAAGCTTTATTAAAGAAGATATCTATGATGATGAAACTGGTGAGGTTATAGCTGAAGCAGATGCGGTTATAGATGAAGCGTTAATAGAGAAAATGATAGAATTCAAAATAGAAAAAGTTACTTATTGGGAAGTAAAACCAGAAGATAAACTTTTAGCTAATACTGTTTTGAATGATAGTACACTTACAAAAGAGGAAGCAGTAACAGAAGTATTCAAGAAATTAAGACCAGGAGATTTAGTGACTGTAGAGTCTGCAAGATCACTTATCAGGCAAATGTTTTTCAATCCTCAAAGATATGATCTTGAGCCAGTTGGAAGATACAAAATGAATAAAAGATTAAAGCTTAATGTTCCTGAAGATGAAATATTATTGACTAAAGATGATATTATTGGAACAATGAAATATGTAATTAATCTAAATAATGGAAATGGACATACTGATGATATAGATAACTTATCTAATAGACGTGTGAGAGGTGTAGGAGAGCTGTTATTGATGCAAATCAAAGCGGGACTTTCTAAAATGGGTAAAATGGTAAAAGAGAAAATGACAGTTCAGGATTCTGAAACTTTAACTTCTCAATCATTACTTAATACAAGACCATTAAATGCACTTATCTTAGACTTCTTTGGATCAGGACAATTGTCTCAGTTCATGGACCAGTCTAACCCATTAGCGGAATTAACTCATAAGAGAAGAATATCAGCTCTAGGACCTGGAGGACTTTCGAGAGAAAGAGCAGGATTCGAAGTAAGAGACGTTCACGATTCTCACTATGGAAGAATCTGTCCAATAGAAACACCAGAGGGACCAAATATCGGTCTTATTGGTTCATTGGCAATATATGCAAAAATAAATAAATATGGATTTATTGAAACTCCATATGTAAAAGTTATAGATGGTAAAGCTGACTTTAACCAAATAGATTATCTTGCAGCTGATGAAGAAGAAGGATTATTTATTGCACAAGCTGATACAAAAATTGGAGAAGATGGATCACTTCTTGGTGATGTTGTATGTAGATTTGGTCATGAAATTGTAGGTATTAGTGGTGAAAAAGTTGATTATCTAGATATATCACCTAAACAAGTGGTATCTGTATCTGCTGGATTAATTCCATTCTTAGAACACGATGACGCCAACAGAGCACTGATGGGATCAAACATGCAAAGACAGGCTGTACCATTGTTAAGAACTGAAGCTCCATATATAGGAACAGGATTAGAAAGAAAAGTTGCCGTAGATTCTGGAGCAGTTGTTATTTCTAAAACTGATGGTAAAGTTGTATATGTAGATGCACAAAAGATAGTTATAGAAGATCCAGAAGGAAAAGAGCATAAATATAGAATGCTTAATTTTGAAAGATCTAACCAATCTATGTGTTTACATCAAACACCACTTGTTTCTCCTGGAGAGGAAGTAAAAGCTGGAGGAGTAATAGCTGATGGACCTGCTACAAGAGGTGGAGACTTAGCACTTGGAAGAAATATTCTAATGGCATTCATGCCTTGGGAAGGATATAATTACGAAGATGCGATTCTAATATCTGATAGATTAAGAAAGGATGATGTATTTACATCTATCCATGTGGAAGAATATGAAATAGAAGCTAGAAATACTAAACTTGGAGATGAAGAAATAACAAGAGAAATACCTAATATTTCTGAGGAAGCATTGAGAAAACTAGATTCTAAAGGAATAATAACTATAGGTTCTGAAGTTGGGCCAGGAGATATACTTGTAGGTAAGACAGCTCCTAAAGGGGAAACTGAACCACCTGCTGAAGAAAAGTTATTGAGAGCTATCTTTGGAGAAAAAGCTAGAGATGTAAGAGATACATCGCTTAGAATGCCTCACGGATCAAAAGGAACTGTAGTAGAAATTCTGGAGCTTTCTAGAGAAAATGGAGATGAACTTAAAGCTGGGGTTAATAAAGCTATAAGAGTACTAGTTGCTGAAAAAAGAAAGATAACTGTTGGAGATAAAATGTCTGGACGTCATGGAAATAAAGGGGTTGTATCAAGAGTACTTCCTGCTGAAGATATGCCGTTCCTAGCTGATGGAACACATCTGGATGTTGTACTTAACCCACTAGGAGTGCCTTCACGTATGAATATTGGACAGGTACTTGAGGTTCACTTAGGTATGGCTATGGGTAACTATAATGGTGGGACTCATATTGCTACACCAGTATTTGATGGAGCGTCTGAAGACCAAGTTAAAGATTATCTTGAAAAACTAGGATTCCCTAGAAGTGGTAAAGTTGATCTTTATGATGGAAGAACTGGTGAGAAGTTTGATAATCCAGTAACAGTTGGAAGAATGTACATGCTTAAACTTCATCACTTGGTAGAAGATAAAATGCATGCTAGAGCAATTGGACCTTATTCTTTGGTAACACAACAGCCATTGGGAGGAAAAGCTCAATTTGGAGGACAAAGACTTGGAGAAATGGAAGTTTGGGCACTAGAAGCATATGGAGCTTCAAACATACTTCAAGAGATGCTTACTGTAAAATCGGATGATGTTACAGGAAGAACAAAAACTTATGAGGCTATAATCAAAGGTGAAGAAATGCCTGAGCCAGATCTACCAGAATCTTTCAAAGTATTGTTGAAAGAATTCCAAGCATTAGCACTTGATGTTGAGTTATTTGACCAAGAAGATAATGTTATAAATGTAGATGAAGAATTAAATAAAGAGGATATAACTACTGAATATTCTCCTTTAGCTGAATTCAAAGATTAA